The Paenibacillus sp. FSL R7-0204 genome includes a region encoding these proteins:
- a CDS encoding AAA family ATPase produces MKRIDVERLTLHNFKGIREFILAVNGGDADVYGDNATGKTTIFDGFLWCLFGKDSQNKADFEIKGLDGAGKVLQHKLEHEVELVLQVDGRPRTFRRVFSEKWTKKRGAPVESFEGHNTTYYVDGVPVTMREYQAELDVIIKEDRFRLLTSPSYFNEILKKEERRKVLLEVSGDLTDAEVIHSNEELAELPAILAGREMDAHKKVIAARSTAINKEIKELPVRISEVQRQMPDITELDEELLKEDIAMLRRRVESSEAELSRILSGGEVAVKEKRLREIEGELIAIKSRMQSDVLDKVALKRDLVNQMHIEVNRYRREIEDKQQRIQQNERQAAGRRQEADRLRTEFWELKGLTFESAGDHDAHCSACGQALPEDQVKAAHDKAEADFNRRLAERKERINTSGKAAVAEAQKFEQEIVRFQGEIEDLKSTLTSFESELLAVEAELTELRAGVKDPAADPEYAGKQAEASRLQQEIGELRESSQSAAAGVREEIGRLRREVEDMERDLAKFDGVRRAQQRVTELERQESSLAAEYERLQHELFLCEEFTRTKVNLLDAKINSKFKLARFRLFEEQVNGGLKEVCDTLYKGVPYEGGLNNAARINVGLDIINTLSQHYGFSAPIFVDNAEAVTKLIGTDAQVIRLVVSEVDKKLRIETVAIQEAI; encoded by the coding sequence TTGAAGCGTATCGATGTGGAGCGTTTAACGCTTCATAATTTCAAAGGTATTAGGGAGTTCATCCTCGCTGTTAACGGGGGAGATGCTGATGTCTATGGTGATAATGCCACCGGTAAGACAACAATCTTTGATGGATTCCTGTGGTGCCTTTTCGGCAAAGACAGTCAGAACAAAGCTGATTTTGAAATTAAGGGCTTGGACGGGGCTGGTAAGGTCCTGCAGCACAAGCTGGAACACGAGGTTGAACTGGTACTACAGGTTGACGGTCGCCCCCGGACATTCCGCCGGGTCTTCTCGGAGAAATGGACAAAGAAGCGCGGCGCACCGGTGGAGAGCTTTGAGGGACACAACACCACTTATTATGTCGATGGTGTCCCAGTCACCATGCGGGAATATCAGGCGGAATTGGATGTCATCATCAAAGAGGACCGGTTCCGGCTTCTGACTAGCCCTTCTTACTTTAACGAGATTCTTAAAAAAGAGGAGCGCCGTAAGGTGCTCCTGGAAGTGTCTGGTGATCTAACTGATGCCGAGGTCATTCACAGTAACGAGGAGCTCGCTGAGCTGCCGGCCATCTTGGCAGGACGCGAAATGGATGCTCATAAGAAAGTTATTGCCGCTCGCAGTACAGCCATTAATAAGGAAATTAAGGAGCTGCCGGTCCGTATCAGCGAGGTTCAGCGTCAAATGCCGGACATCACCGAACTGGACGAAGAGCTGCTGAAGGAAGATATTGCAATGCTCCGCCGCCGGGTTGAATCTAGTGAGGCTGAATTGTCCCGTATCCTCTCCGGAGGTGAGGTGGCTGTCAAAGAGAAGCGGCTCCGTGAAATTGAAGGCGAGCTGATTGCCATTAAGAGCCGCATGCAATCGGATGTACTGGATAAGGTGGCTCTGAAGCGGGACTTGGTCAACCAAATGCACATTGAGGTCAACCGGTACCGCCGGGAGATCGAAGATAAGCAGCAGCGAATTCAGCAGAACGAGCGGCAGGCGGCAGGGCGCCGGCAGGAGGCGGACCGGCTGCGGACAGAGTTTTGGGAGTTGAAAGGTTTGACCTTTGAATCTGCCGGGGACCACGATGCTCACTGTTCCGCCTGCGGACAGGCACTACCAGAGGATCAGGTCAAGGCAGCTCATGATAAGGCCGAGGCTGATTTTAACCGGCGATTGGCCGAGCGGAAGGAGCGTATCAATACTTCCGGTAAAGCAGCGGTTGCTGAAGCTCAGAAGTTTGAGCAAGAGATTGTCCGGTTCCAGGGAGAAATTGAGGACTTGAAGAGTACGCTGACCTCATTTGAATCGGAGTTGTTAGCTGTCGAGGCTGAGCTGACCGAACTTCGTGCAGGGGTGAAAGACCCAGCAGCAGATCCGGAATATGCCGGCAAGCAGGCAGAAGCTTCCAGGCTTCAGCAGGAGATTGGGGAGCTACGGGAATCCAGCCAATCGGCAGCGGCGGGCGTCCGGGAAGAAATCGGCCGGCTGCGGCGTGAAGTTGAGGACATGGAGCGCGATCTTGCTAAGTTCGATGGCGTCCGGCGCGCACAGCAGCGAGTAACTGAGTTGGAGCGTCAAGAGAGCAGCCTGGCCGCCGAATACGAGCGGCTACAGCACGAACTGTTTCTGTGCGAAGAATTCACCCGCACCAAAGTTAATCTGCTGGATGCCAAGATCAACAGCAAGTTTAAGCTGGCACGGTTCCGACTCTTTGAAGAACAGGTGAACGGCGGACTGAAAGAGGTCTGCGACACACTCTACAAGGGCGTTCCTTACGAGGGCGGGCTTAATAATGCCGCTCGCATCAATGTCGGCTTGGACATCATCAATACACTTAGCCAGCACTATGGCTTCTCAGCTCCGATCTTCGTGGATAATGCTGAGGCTGTGACGAAGTTGATTGGGACGGATGCCCAGGTTATCCGCTTGGTAGTAAGTGAAGTGGATAAGAAGCTGCGCATCGAGACGGTAGCCATACAGGAGGCGATTTGA
- the pyrF gene encoding orotidine-5'-phosphate decarboxylase, producing the protein MERTAAEQQHGHENVGQIEKWNEMAGRLMVALDYPNADQARALIEQLEGIPCYMKVGMQLFYAAGPDFIRELKERGYSVFLDVKMHDIPNTVRGGAESLTQLGVDMFNVHAAGGAAMMAAAVEGAAKAVSLQPALHMPLIIAVTQLTSTSQEVMNREIGIAGTVTDAVVRYAKLAAEAGLHGVVASPQESVVIAEACGPEFRTVTPGIRPAGASLDDQSRVMTPGQAIRQGSHYLVVGRPITAAADPRAAALSIIEEMSQA; encoded by the coding sequence ATGGAACGGACAGCAGCAGAGCAGCAGCACGGACACGAGAATGTCGGACAGATTGAGAAGTGGAATGAAATGGCCGGACGCCTGATGGTCGCCTTGGATTATCCGAATGCAGACCAGGCGCGGGCGCTGATCGAACAGCTCGAAGGCATTCCCTGTTATATGAAGGTGGGAATGCAGCTGTTCTATGCAGCCGGACCTGATTTCATCCGGGAACTGAAGGAGCGCGGATATTCGGTATTCCTCGATGTTAAAATGCACGATATCCCCAACACCGTACGGGGCGGGGCGGAGAGCTTGACCCAGCTCGGCGTGGATATGTTCAATGTACATGCTGCCGGAGGAGCTGCCATGATGGCTGCAGCGGTGGAAGGGGCGGCGAAGGCCGTCAGCCTTCAGCCAGCACTGCATATGCCACTGATCATTGCAGTAACCCAGCTTACCAGCACCAGCCAGGAAGTGATGAACCGCGAAATCGGCATAGCTGGAACAGTGACCGATGCAGTGGTGCGTTATGCCAAGCTTGCTGCAGAAGCAGGCTTGCATGGAGTCGTAGCATCCCCGCAGGAATCCGTGGTGATTGCTGAAGCGTGCGGACCGGAGTTCCGTACAGTTACCCCGGGCATCCGGCCCGCCGGGGCGTCCCTGGACGACCAGTCCCGGGTCATGACTCCTGGACAGGCTATCCGCCAAGGCAGCCACTACCTGGTAGTGGGCCGGCCAATTACAGCCGCGGCAGACCCGCGTGCGGCAGCACTATCTATTATTGAGGAGATGAGCCAAGCATGA
- a CDS encoding ImmA/IrrE family metallo-endopeptidase encodes MNFSNYFKTPLEQWIEEQYRLNGVSTPLDLDIEKIAVIFGVDIVYYDNSPFSENEDKVIFLDRRDDYIEQRKIFFHELCHVIRHSGDQRWMPELFREAQENDANRFALYAMLPFYMLEQMQLPVNRSEVISLLSSEFHVYLDFSKLRLKQIEDRIAESKLMSNFTYSGFPPENLETIVKESPMTGLDYLQQPRIRSLYGLEDLSRPQALVIEQLQGFNWDEHLLLNVERSYKLHDSSFYRSKRDATVLTGDLSLPPNQRGYVKINLSRVAWRHGQSVKRLILPMEAVDEAINF; translated from the coding sequence ATGAATTTTTCCAACTACTTTAAAACCCCTCTGGAACAATGGATTGAAGAACAGTACCGTTTAAATGGTGTTTCTACACCTCTGGATCTTGATATAGAGAAGATAGCGGTCATCTTCGGAGTAGATATCGTTTATTACGACAATAGTCCTTTCAGCGAAAATGAGGATAAGGTTATCTTTCTTGACAGGCGAGATGACTACATTGAGCAGAGAAAAATATTTTTTCATGAGCTTTGCCATGTCATCCGACACTCCGGCGATCAGCGGTGGATGCCCGAACTATTCCGCGAAGCACAAGAGAATGATGCGAACCGATTCGCTCTATACGCAATGCTCCCATTTTACATGCTTGAACAAATGCAACTGCCTGTAAACCGTAGTGAAGTAATTAGCTTATTGTCCAGTGAATTCCATGTTTATCTGGATTTTTCTAAATTGCGCCTTAAACAAATTGAAGATCGAATAGCCGAGTCAAAATTAATGTCGAATTTTACATATAGCGGCTTCCCTCCAGAAAATCTTGAGACAATCGTTAAGGAGTCTCCTATGACTGGCCTCGATTACCTCCAGCAGCCACGCATTCGTTCATTGTATGGATTAGAAGATCTCTCACGTCCACAAGCCTTGGTCATCGAACAGCTTCAGGGATTTAATTGGGATGAGCATCTGCTTCTCAATGTCGAAAGATCATATAAGCTCCATGATTCGTCTTTCTATCGTTCTAAAAGAGATGCCACCGTCCTCACTGGAGATCTCTCTCTCCCTCCAAATCAAAGAGGGTACGTGAAGATTAACTTGTCCCGCGTTGCCTGGCGTCACGGCCAGAGCGTAAAAAGGCTCATTCTACCTATGGAGGCCGTGGACGAAGCTATAAATTTCTAA
- a CDS encoding IS3 family transposase, translating to METHRSEFRVEKMCSMLKVSRSGFYKWREKKTSPQAERKAKVLQRITYHFKDNQRRYGSPKIAKLLQKEGYTVSERTVGKYMQELGLRSCVAKRFRVKTTDSNHDLPIAPNLLNQEFKTDEPNQVWVTDITYIPCREGRLYLASVLDLCTREIVGFRLGDRMTTDLVLGALEDAYTAKRPKKGLLHHSDRGSQYASAEYRKRLKKYHMKASMSRKGNCYDNACIESFHSLLKKEFIYCTKFKTKEQAKHEIFQYIEFFYNRKRIHSALGYVSPVQFAAQFKKRKHA from the coding sequence ATCGAAACTCATCGCTCCGAGTTTCGAGTGGAGAAGATGTGCAGCATGCTCAAGGTTTCCCGGAGCGGGTTTTACAAGTGGCGGGAGAAGAAAACCAGCCCCCAAGCGGAGCGTAAGGCAAAGGTACTCCAGCGAATCACCTATCATTTTAAGGACAATCAGAGACGTTACGGTAGTCCCAAAATCGCCAAGCTCCTCCAGAAAGAAGGCTACACGGTTAGCGAACGGACGGTGGGGAAATATATGCAGGAACTGGGTTTACGCTCCTGTGTCGCCAAGCGTTTTCGCGTAAAGACGACCGATTCTAATCACGATTTGCCCATTGCCCCGAACCTGCTGAACCAAGAGTTTAAGACGGACGAACCTAACCAAGTCTGGGTCACGGATATCACATACATTCCCTGCCGGGAAGGCCGGTTGTATCTGGCCAGTGTACTGGACCTCTGTACGAGAGAAATTGTGGGTTTTAGGTTAGGCGACCGAATGACAACCGACCTGGTGCTAGGCGCACTGGAGGACGCCTACACGGCTAAACGGCCCAAGAAGGGGCTCCTGCATCACTCGGATCGGGGATCGCAGTATGCCTCTGCAGAGTACCGCAAGCGTCTGAAGAAATACCACATGAAAGCCAGCATGAGCCGCAAAGGGAATTGCTATGACAATGCCTGCATCGAATCCTTTCATAGCCTCCTAAAGAAAGAGTTTATTTATTGCACCAAGTTCAAAACCAAGGAGCAGGCGAAGCACGAGATCTTCCAGTACATTGAATTTTTTTATAACCGCAAGCGAATCCACAGTGCGCTGGGTTATGTTTCGCCTGTCCAGTTTGCTGCGCAATTTAAAAAGAGAAAACACGCATAA
- a CDS encoding helix-turn-helix domain-containing protein gives MLIVGKRIRGERESFKAKDSKWTQEYVADLIGIARSTYTAYENGTKLPPIDTLNKIADIFDCDTDYLSGRSLVRKKPETSISFYGGPDKYTADEIAEAEAAVMRYREMKKRAEEETKKKHK, from the coding sequence ATGCTTATTGTCGGAAAGAGAATCAGAGGTGAAAGAGAATCCTTTAAAGCAAAAGATTCGAAGTGGACTCAAGAATATGTTGCTGATCTTATAGGGATAGCCCGTTCCACTTATACTGCTTACGAAAATGGTACAAAACTTCCACCGATTGATACACTAAACAAAATTGCAGATATTTTCGATTGTGACACTGATTATTTGAGCGGGCGATCGCTTGTTAGAAAAAAACCAGAAACAAGCATATCATTTTATGGTGGCCCCGATAAATACACTGCAGACGAAATTGCAGAAGCAGAGGCGGCTGTTATGAGATACCGTGAGATGAAGAAAAGAGCAGAGGAAGAAACCAAAAAAAAGCATAAATAA
- a CDS encoding helix-turn-helix transcriptional regulator gives MSIGDVLQDYRKQQGMTQGEFADQVLVDRSSIAKVETGKRPATNHLMRQAALAFDDPRLYLAAAEEVTGGASVPYLDGADLHKAATHYKSIEEGEEALAAMRIAPIMKRQDQMTDADRDAIKAAIMESVEDITAFTHHIMSLCREYGFSWHGIWKEHRAELKAKQYMK, from the coding sequence TTGTCTATAGGAGACGTGCTTCAGGATTATCGAAAGCAGCAAGGGATGACACAAGGAGAATTCGCAGATCAGGTACTGGTTGATCGATCATCAATTGCCAAAGTTGAAACTGGTAAGCGGCCAGCAACGAATCATTTAATGCGACAAGCTGCTTTAGCGTTTGATGATCCTCGACTTTATCTTGCAGCAGCAGAAGAAGTTACCGGCGGTGCCAGTGTTCCATATTTGGACGGTGCTGATCTACATAAGGCTGCGACTCATTACAAGTCGATTGAAGAAGGAGAAGAGGCGCTGGCGGCTATGCGGATCGCACCGATCATGAAACGACAGGATCAGATGACCGATGCTGACAGGGATGCGATCAAAGCGGCCATTATGGAAAGCGTTGAGGACATCACGGCTTTTACGCATCACATCATGTCGCTGTGCAGGGAATACGGATTTAGCTGGCACGGGATCTGGAAAGAACACCGTGCAGAGCTTAAGGCCAAACAATACATGAAATGA
- a CDS encoding helix-turn-helix domain-containing protein, translated as MKKLREVAEKTQEQVADEAGISRSYYTNIEAGIKTPAVAAAKAIAKSLKFPWENFFIEECYFKEHSDEEVI; from the coding sequence TTGAAAAAATTACGTGAAGTTGCAGAGAAAACGCAGGAGCAGGTTGCGGACGAGGCTGGAATTTCGCGAAGTTATTATACGAATATTGAGGCGGGCATCAAAACACCTGCTGTGGCAGCTGCAAAAGCAATCGCAAAATCTCTCAAATTCCCTTGGGAAAATTTTTTTATAGAGGAATGTTACTTTAAAGAACATTCTGATGAGGAGGTGATCTAA
- the pyrE gene encoding orotate phosphoribosyltransferase, whose amino-acid sequence MSKLENRSEQVASHLLEIGAVALRPQEPFTWTSGIKSPIYCDNRLTMAFPAVRNYIAEAFAELIRTSYPDAEVIAGTATAGIPHAAWVADKLGLPMAYIRDKAKGHGKQNQIEGLITPGQKVVVIEDLISTGGSSIKAAQAVQEAGGLPLAVLAIFSYELDRAVEAFAAAQLPLQSLSNYSTLINVALAQGKIAESDVALLQSWRKDPAAFGV is encoded by the coding sequence ATGAGCAAATTAGAGAATCGAAGTGAACAGGTCGCAAGTCATCTGCTGGAGATCGGAGCCGTAGCCCTGCGCCCGCAGGAGCCGTTCACCTGGACCTCCGGCATCAAATCGCCGATCTATTGCGACAACCGTCTGACCATGGCCTTCCCGGCAGTCCGCAATTACATTGCGGAGGCCTTCGCAGAGCTGATCAGAACCAGCTACCCGGACGCAGAGGTGATTGCCGGGACAGCAACCGCCGGTATCCCGCATGCGGCCTGGGTGGCCGATAAGCTCGGTCTCCCGATGGCTTACATCCGGGACAAAGCCAAGGGCCACGGCAAGCAGAACCAGATCGAAGGACTGATCACGCCCGGCCAGAAGGTCGTTGTGATCGAGGACCTGATCTCCACCGGCGGCAGCTCCATCAAGGCCGCGCAAGCCGTACAAGAAGCAGGCGGCCTTCCGCTGGCCGTGCTGGCCATCTTCAGTTACGAGCTGGACCGCGCCGTAGAAGCCTTCGCCGCTGCACAGCTTCCGCTCCAGAGCCTGTCCAACTACAGCACACTGATTAATGTGGCGCTGGCCCAAGGCAAGATCGCGGAGAGCGATGTAGCGCTGCTGCAATCCTGGCGCAAGGACCCTGCCGCCTTCGGCGTGTAG
- a CDS encoding recombinase RecT, whose amino-acid sequence MSTGNQVATIQKDITDDVNRSLTRLQDDGLILPPNYNASNALKSTFFKLQEVQDKNGKPALEVCTRESVANALLDMVVQGLSPAKTQCYFIVYGTKLQLNRSYFGTQAVLKRLSNVKDIWANVIYKGDIFEYEVAGGREKLVKHETKFENRDNEILGVYAVVKSLDDEEILTVMTKKEVDASWSQSKTSQSVHKKFSQEMAKRTVINRAAKAYINTSDDSDLLVDAINRSTENEYEERVDVTPEEVKAEIAEHANKEMIDIKPEAAPPKGQPQADTKNDSIDISKFDQEMDF is encoded by the coding sequence ATGAGTACAGGTAATCAGGTGGCGACTATTCAAAAGGACATCACCGATGATGTTAATCGGAGCCTTACACGGTTGCAGGATGATGGGTTGATTTTGCCCCCGAATTATAACGCGAGCAACGCGTTAAAGAGCACCTTCTTCAAGCTCCAGGAGGTTCAGGACAAGAACGGTAAGCCTGCGCTGGAGGTATGTACGCGGGAATCTGTTGCAAATGCACTGCTGGATATGGTTGTGCAAGGTCTAAGCCCGGCCAAGACACAATGTTACTTTATTGTTTATGGCACTAAGCTCCAGCTTAATCGCTCCTATTTTGGTACACAAGCCGTTCTTAAACGATTGTCCAATGTCAAGGATATTTGGGCCAATGTGATTTATAAGGGTGACATATTTGAGTATGAAGTGGCTGGCGGGCGTGAAAAATTGGTCAAGCACGAAACCAAATTTGAAAACAGGGACAATGAAATTCTAGGTGTGTATGCCGTCGTGAAGTCGCTTGATGATGAAGAGATCCTCACCGTCATGACCAAAAAGGAAGTTGACGCATCATGGAGTCAGAGCAAAACAAGTCAATCTGTCCATAAAAAATTCTCACAAGAAATGGCAAAGCGGACTGTCATCAACCGTGCGGCCAAGGCTTACATCAACACCAGTGACGACAGCGATCTACTGGTCGATGCCATTAATCGGTCGACAGAAAACGAGTATGAAGAGCGTGTTGATGTAACGCCTGAAGAAGTCAAAGCAGAGATTGCAGAGCATGCGAACAAAGAAATGATTGATATCAAGCCGGAGGCTGCTCCACCTAAGGGACAACCCCAAGCCGACACGAAGAACGACTCTATCGACATTTCGAAGTTTGACCAAGAAATGGATTTTTAA
- a CDS encoding transposase has translation MGEQRQRYNETFKRETVKYIQEQTKSVVEIGEELGISPGVLHNWLAKYREFSNEPLNSAEKVRELEQRLAEQEKELRARAQRIADVKEELAIVKKAVHIFSKPKN, from the coding sequence ATGGGTGAACAACGGCAACGATACAATGAAACTTTTAAAAGAGAAACGGTGAAGTACATTCAGGAACAGACAAAGTCGGTGGTGGAGATTGGGGAGGAGCTGGGGATCTCCCCTGGCGTGCTGCACAACTGGCTGGCGAAGTATCGGGAGTTCAGCAACGAACCTTTAAACAGTGCGGAAAAGGTTCGCGAACTGGAGCAGCGATTGGCAGAACAGGAAAAGGAATTACGGGCAAGAGCGCAGCGCATTGCAGACGTCAAAGAGGAGCTGGCCATCGTAAAAAAAGCGGTGCACATCTTCAGCAAACCAAAGAACTGA
- a CDS encoding MBL fold metallo-hydrolase, with protein sequence MSDGHTAILLEAGFPYKSIQRALHFRMTDIAGCLITHEHGDHSRAAADIMRAGIPVYTSRGTAQALGLSGHRLRSVMPREPFEIGSWTVMGFDVEHDAAEPLGWLLANQDGDKLVFLTDSYYCRYKFSRLTHIMIECNYSIDIVNRRVLAGELHPVQKNRLLRSHFSLEHVKEFLKANDTRNVEEIWLLHLSDGNSDAELFRREIMELTGTIVRVADR encoded by the coding sequence ATATCGGACGGCCACACCGCGATCCTGCTGGAAGCCGGTTTTCCTTATAAGTCGATTCAGCGGGCGCTTCACTTCCGGATGACAGATATAGCCGGCTGCCTTATTACACATGAGCACGGAGACCACAGTCGGGCGGCGGCGGACATCATGCGGGCAGGCATTCCGGTATACACCAGCCGGGGGACAGCTCAGGCACTTGGCCTGTCCGGGCATCGACTTCGGTCTGTGATGCCGCGGGAGCCTTTTGAGATTGGGAGTTGGACAGTTATGGGGTTTGATGTTGAACATGACGCTGCGGAGCCACTGGGCTGGCTATTGGCCAATCAGGATGGTGACAAATTGGTGTTCCTGACTGACTCCTATTACTGCCGTTATAAGTTTTCCAGGCTTACGCACATCATGATTGAATGCAATTATTCCATAGATATTGTAAACCGCCGGGTGCTGGCCGGCGAGCTTCATCCAGTCCAGAAAAATCGGCTTCTGCGGTCACATTTCAGCCTGGAGCACGTTAAGGAATTTCTGAAAGCCAATGATACCCGGAATGTTGAGGAGATCTGGCTGCTGCACCTGTCTGACGGAAACAGCGACGCTGAACTGTTCCGCCGGGAGATCATGGAGCTCACCGGCACAATTGTCCGGGTAGCCGATCGATGA
- a CDS encoding AbrB/MazE/SpoVT family DNA-binding domain-containing protein: MKSTGIVRKIDELGRLVIPIELRRTMNLEIKDPVEIFVDDDKVILRKYAPGCAITGSQEDLVAFEGKLYSRAVIQQMAAAAGI; this comes from the coding sequence ATGAAATCTACCGGAATTGTACGCAAAATTGACGAGCTTGGTCGGCTCGTTATCCCGATCGAGCTGCGCAGAACGATGAATTTAGAAATTAAGGACCCTGTGGAGATCTTCGTGGACGATGACAAAGTCATTTTACGCAAGTATGCTCCTGGCTGCGCAATCACTGGCAGCCAGGAAGACTTGGTCGCTTTTGAAGGGAAACTCTACAGCCGGGCAGTTATTCAGCAGATGGCTGCAGCAGCAGGGATTTAA
- a CDS encoding site-specific integrase encodes MKGHVYLRGKTYTYVFDLPPDPLTGERNQKTKGGFKTEALAWSACRKAMTEAEKGLHIKTTNITLEKYLYEYLETHAKPNFKPTSYDTEKTIIEARIIPALGKVKLQALTPRAIKGFYAELRKKYSKDYVKNIHGVLKRALRLAYTESGLLAEDIMSKVSMRSKVNANEQKEMQFWTIEEFTHFLQSSKHHVHYIAFSLAIYTGMRRGEILGLRWKDIDFEKKELKVIQTANWTRDGLVIQRPKTNDSIRRVKLFQNIIDDLLERQAQVEAYKKEYGEAYEDNDLVCCYPGGGYVKPKRLTEGMDVLIRKAGVKKIRFHDQRHTHASFLLAIGINPKVAAERLGMTPAMFNERYSHLLPIMQEEAVDRIENELNKFAEKQLETVE; translated from the coding sequence ATGAAAGGCCATGTATATCTCAGAGGAAAAACATATACCTATGTCTTCGATTTACCTCCAGATCCGTTAACCGGTGAAAGAAACCAAAAAACAAAGGGGGGATTCAAAACTGAAGCATTAGCTTGGTCAGCTTGCAGAAAAGCAATGACGGAGGCCGAAAAAGGATTACATATTAAGACTACGAACATCACTCTGGAAAAATATCTTTACGAATATCTTGAGACTCATGCAAAACCTAATTTTAAACCAACATCATACGACACTGAAAAAACTATTATCGAAGCCCGAATTATTCCGGCACTCGGCAAAGTAAAACTGCAGGCACTTACCCCGCGTGCCATCAAAGGCTTTTATGCTGAACTCAGGAAGAAGTATTCAAAGGATTATGTGAAGAACATTCACGGAGTGCTGAAACGCGCGCTCAGGCTTGCATATACAGAATCGGGGTTACTGGCAGAAGACATCATGAGTAAGGTGTCCATGCGGAGCAAAGTAAATGCAAACGAACAAAAAGAAATGCAGTTCTGGACCATTGAAGAATTTACTCATTTTTTGCAATCCTCAAAGCATCATGTTCACTATATTGCTTTTTCATTAGCAATATACACTGGAATGCGGCGTGGTGAAATTCTGGGGCTCCGATGGAAAGATATTGATTTCGAGAAGAAAGAGCTTAAGGTTATTCAAACAGCAAATTGGACGCGGGATGGATTAGTGATCCAGCGTCCCAAGACAAATGATTCGATCCGGCGGGTCAAGCTCTTCCAGAATATCATTGATGATCTTCTTGAACGCCAAGCACAAGTCGAAGCGTACAAGAAGGAGTATGGAGAAGCCTACGAGGACAATGATCTGGTGTGCTGCTATCCTGGGGGTGGATACGTTAAGCCAAAACGTCTCACCGAAGGAATGGACGTTCTGATCCGCAAGGCCGGGGTTAAGAAGATCCGGTTCCACGATCAGCGTCATACGCATGCGTCATTCCTTCTGGCCATTGGGATCAATCCAAAGGTAGCTGCCGAACGGCTGGGTATGACTCCAGCGATGTTCAATGAGAGGTACTCACATCTGCTCCCGATCATGCAGGAAGAAGCCGTTGACAGAATTGAAAATGAACTCAATAAATTCGCAGAAAAACAGCTTGAAACTGTAGAATAA